A portion of the Lolium rigidum isolate FL_2022 chromosome 1, APGP_CSIRO_Lrig_0.1, whole genome shotgun sequence genome contains these proteins:
- the LOC124685094 gene encoding serine/threonine-protein phosphatase PP1 has protein sequence MDAATLDDVIRRLLEARGGRTARPAQLTDPEIRRLCAAAKDVFLSQPNLLELEAPIKVCGDIHGQYSDLLRLFEYGGFPPEANYLFLGDYVDRGKQSIETICLLLAYKIKYPENFFLLRGNHECASINRIYGFFDECKRRFNVRLWKVFTDCFNCLPVAALIDDKILCMHGGLSPELKNMDQIRNIARPVDIPDHGLLCDLLWSDPDKDVDGWGENDRGVSYTFGADKVAEFLEKHDLDLVCRAHQVVEDGYEFFAKRQLVTIFSAPNYCGEFDNAGAMMSIDDSLTCSFQILKPSDKKGKAGGNMSKPGTPPRKIKINII, from the exons ATGGACGCGGCGACGCTCGACGACGTGATCCGCCGCCTCctggaggcgcgcggcggccgcACGGCGCGCCCCGCGCAGCTCACCGACCCGGAGATCCGCCGCCTCTGCGCCGCCGCCAAGGACGTCTTCCTCAGCCAGCCAAACCTCCTCGAGCTCGAGGCGCCCATCAAAGTCTGCG GGGACATCCATGGCCAATACTCTGACCTTCTTCGGTTATTTGAGTATGGTGGCTTCCCACCAGAGGCGAACTATTTATTTCTGGGTGACTATGTTGATCGTGGCAAACAGAGTATTGAAACAATATGCCTTCTCCTTGCATACAAGATAAAGTACCCAGAGAACTTCTTTCTCCTTAGGGGAAACCATGAATGTGCCTCTATCAACAGAATTTATGGATTCTTTGATGAATGCAAGAGGAGGTTTAATgttcgtctctggaaggttttcactGATTGTTTTAACTGCCTGCCTGTTGCTGCACTTATTGATGATAAGATCCTGTGCATGCATGGGGGTTTATCGCCTGAACTAAAGAACATGGACCAGATACGTAATATTGCCCGTCCTGTGGATATTCCGGACCATGGTCTCCTTTGTGATCTACTGTGGTCAGACCCTGATAAAGATGTTGATGGCTGGGGTGAGAACGACAGGGGTGTGTCTTACACTTTTGGAGCTGATAAGGTTGCGGAGTTCCTTGAGAAACATGATCTAGATTTGGTCTGCAGGGCTCACCAG GTGGTGGAGGATGGATATGAATTCTTTGCAAAACGCCAGCTTGTAACCATATTCTCTGCACCCAACTATTGTGGCGAGTTTGACAATGCTGGTGCTATGATGAGCATAGATGATTCACTAACATGCTCATTCCAGATCCTTAAGCCTTCTGATAAGAAAGGGAAAGCTGGAGGCAACATGTCAAAACCTGGAACACCGCCTCGGAAGATAAAAATCAATATTATTTAG